Proteins from a genomic interval of Papaver somniferum cultivar HN1 chromosome 4, ASM357369v1, whole genome shotgun sequence:
- the LOC113272860 gene encoding uncharacterized protein LOC113272860, giving the protein MSLKDIQDGVSQTTAEITLLRSEIAAFSTSFLSKLDSLVIDLRNQLSEQFREFSQIIADVGNHRESSRATQGSGVNQRVCTEFVSTVGAQEIYKIRISSITKCSKEVATAVRGGIILAKLSGVSVRKGYWGNQIGKPYTVPCKFTGKCGSVTVRMVYSPHGAGIVAARVPKKVLQFAIY; this is encoded by the exons ATGAGTCTCAAAGACATTCAAGATGGTGTTTCCCAAACCACAGCTGAAATCACTCTACTCAGATCAGAAATCGCTGCGTTCTCAACATCTTTCTTATCTAAGTTGGATTCACTTGTAATAGATCTTCGTAATCAGTTGAGTGAACAATTTCGTGAGTTTAGTCAAATTATAGCTGATGTGGGAAATCACCGGGAAAGTTCAAGAGCAACTCAGGGATCGGGTGTGAATCAAAGGGTTTGCACTGAATTTGTTTCGACTGTTGGTGCTCAAGAAATTTACAAAATCAGGA TTTCATCCATTACTAAATGCAGTAAAGAAGTTGCTACTGCTGTTCGTGGTGGGATTATTCTTGCTAAGTTGTCTGGTGTATCTGTTAGAAAAGGTTATTGGGGTAACCAGATTGGTAAACCATATACTGTTCCTTGTAAGTTTACTGGGAAATGTGGTTCTGTTACTGTAAGAATGGTTTATTCTCCTCATGGTGCTGGTATTGTTGCTGCTAGAGTTCCTAAGAAGGTTTTGCAGTTTGCCATTTACTGA